One window of Nitrospirota bacterium genomic DNA carries:
- a CDS encoding OmpA family protein, with amino-acid sequence MRKKGGHGEGGGGGHDAGGGLRWLLTYADMITLLLALFIFLYSVSEVSESRMVSFLQQWREAFTIIGKEPVHSRPNPIPEINQLKKIEEAFYERLSQELKRGEVKIETREEALVLQILNESLFFDPASARLRAESLPVLNKISELLRGLTNDVRVEGHTDPEPVSSPIYPSNWELSSARAASVARYMEFKGVDPFRMAVSGRAHYDPLQDLTPDDPRNRRVEIWILRKKKSG; translated from the coding sequence ATGAGAAAGAAAGGCGGTCACGGCGAAGGGGGAGGGGGAGGCCACGACGCGGGCGGGGGGCTCCGATGGCTCCTCACCTACGCGGACATGATCACGCTCCTTCTTGCACTCTTCATTTTCTTGTACTCGGTTTCGGAGGTGAGTGAATCAAGGATGGTCAGTTTTCTTCAGCAGTGGCGGGAGGCGTTCACGATCATCGGGAAAGAGCCGGTTCACTCGCGTCCGAATCCCATTCCGGAAATAAATCAGCTCAAGAAGATTGAAGAGGCTTTCTACGAGCGACTGAGCCAGGAACTCAAGCGCGGAGAGGTCAAGATCGAAACCCGCGAGGAGGCCCTTGTCCTGCAAATCCTGAACGAGTCTCTGTTTTTCGATCCAGCGAGCGCGCGGCTGCGCGCGGAGTCGCTGCCGGTGCTCAACAAGATTTCGGAACTCCTCCGTGGGTTGACCAACGATGTTCGCGTGGAGGGCCACACCGATCCGGAGCCTGTCTCCAGCCCGATCTATCCTTCCAACTGGGAACTCTCCTCCGCGCGCGCGGCATCGGTGGCGCGCTACATGGAATTCAAGGGCGTGGACCCTTTTAGAATGGCCGTGTCGGGTCGCGCCCACTACGATCCACTCCAGGATCTGACGCCCGACGATCCTCGCAACCGCCGCGTCGAAATCTGGATCCTCCGTAAGAAGAAGAGCGGCTGA
- a CDS encoding MotA/TolQ/ExbB proton channel family protein — protein MRINKGLQPSTPLGLAIGMISIVGAIVIEFNHMNPDFGSAFLKISPIMIIFGGTYGATMLSFPVKDMLQVPRLFFMAFSQISIDKDDLTNTLVNWAQRARRGGILQLESDLAALDNAFIYKGLRMIIDGVDPKLVREVLENNVSRMEQRHNIGSEVWGSMGGYAPTMGIIGTVVGLIAALSEAGAAGGEGASKVVGAIATAFIATFYGILSANILFLPIQRKLKARSENERFMLEVAMEGLLSLQQGEHPTYIQDRVNSFFAFKREEEGRAAAAAGEERKAA, from the coding sequence ATGAGGATCAACAAGGGACTCCAACCTTCCACTCCGCTCGGCTTGGCCATCGGGATGATCTCGATCGTCGGCGCCATTGTCATTGAGTTCAATCACATGAATCCTGACTTTGGATCGGCCTTCCTGAAGATCTCGCCGATCATGATCATTTTCGGCGGCACCTACGGGGCGACGATGCTTTCGTTTCCCGTGAAGGACATGCTCCAAGTGCCCCGCCTTTTCTTCATGGCTTTCTCGCAGATTTCCATCGACAAGGACGACCTGACGAACACGCTGGTCAACTGGGCTCAACGCGCGCGTCGCGGCGGCATCCTTCAACTGGAATCGGACCTCGCCGCATTGGACAACGCCTTCATCTACAAAGGACTTCGTATGATCATTGACGGCGTCGATCCCAAGCTCGTCCGTGAGGTCTTGGAGAACAATGTTTCGCGGATGGAGCAGCGCCACAACATCGGCTCGGAGGTGTGGGGGTCCATGGGAGGATACGCGCCGACGATGGGTATCATCGGCACCGTCGTAGGCCTGATCGCTGCGTTGAGCGAAGCGGGCGCCGCTGGAGGGGAAGGAGCATCGAAGGTCGTCGGCGCGATTGCCACGGCTTTCATCGCCACGTTCTATGGGATTCTCAGCGCAAACATTCTTTTTCTCCCAATCCAGCGGAAACTGAAAGCCCGCTCGGAAAACGAACGGTTCATGCTCGAAGTGGCCATGGAAGGGCTCCTCTCGCTTCAGCAGGGCGAGCACCCCACCTACATCCAGGACCGGGTGAACTCCTTCTTCGCCTTCAAACGGGAGGAGGAGGGCCGCGCGGCGGCCGCGGCCGGTGAAGAGCGGAAAGCGGCCTAG
- the acnA gene encoding aconitate hydratase AcnA, producing the protein MKRKKASSRSTSKSRSRRSPQSRGKTRRAAAHRKRVSVQHPPSSPSPSRGEGTKGKQRQPSFPSPSTGEGAGLPADLPAESKAGSVAGGGEPLPKDGFGVRGALKVGGEAFTIFRLVDLEKRSGVSISRLPYSIRILLENLLRNEDGRVVEKSHIETLLKWNPRSVPEGDIPFLPARVILQDFTGVPVVVDLAAMRDTAKRLGSDPKKINPLFPVDLVIDHSVQVDAFGSPDSFARNADLEYERNRERYTFLKWGQKAFKNFRVVPPETGIVHQVNLEHLASVVTAREVNGVSMAFPDTLVGTDSHTTMINGLGVVGWGVGGIEAEAAMLGQPFNMPVPPVVGFRLTGRLSPGATATDLVLTVTQMLRKRGVVEKFVEFCGSGLDSLSLADRATISNMCPEYGATVGFFPVDQETLEYLTLTGRPKDMVNRVEAYCKEQGLFRTASAPEPEFSDLLELDLAAVEPSIAGPKRPHDRVPLRESKKAFREVLTAPVKERGFELAPAVVEKCVNVELDGQSAALRHGSIVIAAITSCTNTSNPAVLVGAGLLAKRASERGLRVPKHVKTSLAPGSRVVVDYLKSAGLLEPLERLNFHLVGFGCTTCIGNSGPLPEPIVRGIQEGNLVAAAVLSGNRNFEGRIHANVRANYLASPPLVVAFALAGRVDIDFESEPLGTGLDGKPVFLREIWPVLNDVRAVMGRALNSRMFSSRYASVFEGDGRWNALKVEASDLYAWDSSSTYIQSPPFFEGMTLTPPALADIAGARVLAVLGDSVTTDHISPAGSIGKDSPAGRYLIQRGVSPKDFNQYGARRGSHDVMMRGTFANVRLKNLLLPGVEGSVTVHMPDGAQMSIFDAAMQYRKEGVPSIILAGKEYGSGSSRDWAAKGPSLLGVRAVIAESYERIHRSNLVGMGVLPLQFESGQSRESLGLTGRETFDIVRVSEGIEPRKMLTVRVKTGEGKTTEFRAIARLNTRVEVEYYRHGGILQAVLRHLCAA; encoded by the coding sequence ATGAAACGCAAGAAAGCTTCGAGTCGTTCCACTTCAAAGTCCCGGTCACGTCGTTCCCCCCAATCTCGTGGGAAAACCCGCCGGGCCGCGGCTCATAGGAAGAGGGTGTCCGTCCAGCACCCCCCATCCTCACCTTCCCCCTCAAGGGGGGAAGGGACAAAAGGGAAGCAGCGCCAGCCTTCTTTTCCCTCCCCCTCGACGGGGGAGGGTGCGGGCCTACCCGCCGACCTGCCCGCCGAGTCCAAGGCGGGTTCCGTGGCGGGTGGGGGTGAGCCCCTGCCCAAGGACGGATTCGGCGTCCGTGGCGCTCTGAAAGTCGGCGGAGAAGCCTTCACGATCTTCCGCTTGGTTGACTTGGAGAAGCGAAGCGGCGTCTCCATCTCCCGTTTGCCGTATTCGATCCGGATTCTGCTGGAGAATCTATTGCGAAATGAAGACGGGCGGGTCGTGGAAAAATCCCATATTGAGACGCTGCTGAAATGGAACCCCCGATCGGTTCCCGAGGGAGACATCCCATTCCTGCCGGCCCGCGTGATTCTCCAGGATTTCACCGGCGTGCCCGTGGTGGTGGATCTGGCCGCCATGCGGGACACGGCGAAGCGGCTCGGATCCGATCCGAAAAAGATCAACCCGCTGTTTCCGGTGGACCTTGTGATCGACCACTCCGTGCAAGTCGATGCCTTCGGCTCCCCCGATTCATTTGCGCGAAACGCAGACCTCGAATACGAACGGAACCGCGAACGCTACACTTTTCTCAAGTGGGGGCAGAAGGCGTTCAAGAACTTCCGCGTGGTGCCGCCTGAAACCGGCATCGTCCACCAGGTCAATCTGGAGCACCTTGCCTCGGTCGTGACCGCGCGGGAGGTGAACGGCGTAAGCATGGCTTTTCCCGACACGCTCGTGGGAACCGACTCGCACACGACGATGATCAACGGACTCGGCGTGGTCGGCTGGGGCGTCGGCGGAATCGAGGCGGAGGCCGCCATGCTGGGTCAGCCGTTCAATATGCCCGTTCCGCCCGTAGTCGGGTTCAGACTCACGGGGCGCCTTTCTCCGGGGGCAACGGCAACGGACCTCGTCCTCACCGTCACCCAAATGCTCCGGAAACGCGGCGTGGTGGAGAAGTTCGTCGAGTTTTGCGGCTCCGGCCTCGATTCCCTGAGCCTCGCGGACCGCGCGACGATCTCGAACATGTGTCCGGAATACGGCGCCACCGTCGGCTTCTTCCCTGTCGATCAAGAAACACTTGAGTATTTGACGCTAACGGGCCGCCCGAAGGACATGGTGAATCGCGTGGAAGCCTACTGCAAGGAGCAGGGGCTTTTTCGGACGGCGTCCGCTCCCGAGCCGGAGTTTTCCGATCTCTTGGAGCTGGATCTTGCCGCGGTGGAACCGTCCATCGCCGGACCGAAGCGGCCGCACGACCGAGTGCCGCTCCGCGAATCCAAGAAAGCCTTCCGTGAGGTGCTCACGGCCCCGGTGAAAGAGCGCGGATTCGAACTCGCCCCCGCGGTGGTGGAGAAATGCGTCAACGTCGAACTCGATGGCCAATCCGCCGCTCTCCGGCACGGCTCGATCGTCATCGCCGCAATCACGAGTTGTACCAATACGTCCAACCCGGCCGTTCTTGTGGGCGCGGGCCTGCTTGCGAAACGGGCGTCGGAGAGGGGACTCCGCGTTCCGAAGCACGTCAAGACAAGCCTTGCTCCCGGTTCCCGCGTGGTGGTGGACTATCTGAAATCGGCGGGACTCCTCGAACCACTCGAACGGCTCAATTTTCATCTCGTGGGCTTCGGTTGCACCACCTGCATCGGGAACAGCGGGCCGTTGCCCGAACCGATCGTTCGGGGCATTCAAGAAGGGAACCTCGTCGCGGCGGCCGTTCTCAGCGGCAATCGGAATTTTGAGGGACGGATCCACGCGAACGTCCGTGCGAACTATCTGGCGTCGCCTCCGCTCGTTGTCGCCTTTGCTCTCGCGGGCCGGGTGGACATCGATTTTGAATCAGAGCCGTTGGGGACGGGTTTGGACGGCAAGCCGGTCTTCCTCCGTGAGATCTGGCCGGTACTCAACGACGTGCGGGCTGTCATGGGCCGCGCGCTCAACTCAAGGATGTTTTCTTCACGATACGCCTCGGTCTTCGAAGGCGATGGACGTTGGAACGCGCTCAAGGTTGAGGCCAGTGATCTCTACGCGTGGGATTCCAGTTCGACCTACATTCAGTCACCGCCGTTTTTCGAGGGCATGACGCTTACGCCGCCGGCGTTGGCCGACATCGCGGGGGCGCGTGTCCTCGCCGTGCTGGGCGATTCCGTGACCACGGACCATATTTCGCCGGCCGGCTCGATCGGGAAGGACAGCCCGGCGGGCCGCTACCTGATCCAGCGCGGAGTATCGCCGAAGGATTTCAATCAGTATGGCGCCCGCCGCGGCAGCCACGACGTAATGATGCGCGGCACTTTTGCGAACGTCCGACTGAAGAATCTTCTGCTGCCGGGAGTCGAAGGAAGCGTGACGGTCCACATGCCGGATGGCGCGCAGATGTCCATTTTCGATGCCGCCATGCAGTATCGGAAGGAGGGCGTGCCCTCGATCATCCTCGCAGGCAAGGAATACGGATCGGGGAGCTCGCGCGATTGGGCGGCCAAGGGGCCGAGCCTGCTCGGCGTGCGCGCCGTGATCGCCGAGAGCTACGAGCGAATCCACCGGAGCAATCTGGTTGGGATGGGCGTGCTCCCGCTTCAGTTCGAGAGCGGGCAGTCGAGGGAATCACTCGGCCTGACGGGGCGGGAAACCTTCGACATCGTCCGCGTCTCCGAAGGGATCGAGCCGCGAAAAATGTTGACCGTCCGGGTGAAAACGGGGGAGGGGAAGACCACTGAGTTCCGGGCCATCGCGCGACTCAACACCCGCGTCGAAGTCGAATACTACCGCCACGGCGGCATCCTCCAAGCCGTCCTCCGCCACCTCTGCGCCGCATAG
- a CDS encoding chemotaxis protein CheX, giving the protein MGVKFFGQHLLHRNLVTREGLVKAVSEQQRYNLRIGDYSVRKGYLTKEQAHFIHEEQKRKDKLFGEIAVELGYLSRAQVDELLTVQRNDHRFLGELLIEQGALTRDVLDRELREFDESQREYVADREFFPSDVPYHRQYDVYIDLVAKLLRRVANVLVKAETVARTEGRIGHGLATFGVKFNGGLGGTFVLSLSDDKIQEIASAMLEKPASELSPELTLDAVKEFMNVVCGNVAARMAQMGKEVDIEPPEVLSESRGDGITAEQGETAWYCPLAVTSGEVSCAVLLASSKAAAAPKPAARETSAAKPRSRPKAKPKAKPKKKSAKPRPKVKARKKASRKPARKARKPVRRSKKAGRRAAKKGKRR; this is encoded by the coding sequence TTGGGAGTGAAGTTTTTCGGTCAGCATCTTCTGCACAGGAATCTCGTCACCCGCGAAGGTCTCGTGAAGGCCGTCTCCGAGCAGCAGCGATATAACCTCCGCATCGGCGACTACTCGGTTCGCAAGGGCTACTTGACCAAAGAGCAGGCCCATTTCATCCACGAGGAGCAGAAACGGAAGGACAAGCTTTTCGGCGAAATTGCCGTCGAACTGGGTTATCTCTCGCGCGCCCAGGTGGATGAGCTTCTCACCGTCCAGAGAAACGACCACCGGTTCCTCGGGGAACTCTTGATTGAACAGGGCGCGCTCACGAGAGACGTTTTGGATCGGGAGCTCAGAGAATTCGACGAATCCCAGAGGGAGTATGTGGCCGACCGCGAGTTCTTCCCATCGGACGTGCCCTACCACCGGCAGTACGACGTGTACATCGATCTCGTGGCGAAGCTGCTGCGCCGCGTGGCGAATGTGCTCGTGAAGGCGGAGACCGTCGCCAGAACGGAGGGAAGAATCGGCCACGGACTCGCCACCTTCGGCGTCAAGTTCAACGGCGGCCTCGGCGGAACCTTTGTCCTTTCGCTTTCGGATGACAAGATTCAGGAGATTGCCTCGGCCATGCTGGAAAAACCGGCGAGCGAGCTGTCGCCGGAGTTGACGCTGGATGCGGTGAAAGAGTTCATGAATGTGGTGTGCGGAAACGTCGCCGCCCGAATGGCCCAGATGGGGAAGGAAGTGGACATCGAGCCCCCCGAGGTTCTCAGCGAGTCGCGTGGAGATGGAATCACGGCCGAGCAGGGGGAGACGGCTTGGTACTGCCCTCTGGCGGTAACCTCCGGAGAGGTGTCCTGCGCCGTCCTCCTTGCATCCTCCAAGGCCGCAGCCGCCCCCAAACCGGCGGCTCGGGAGACATCTGCTGCGAAGCCAAGATCCCGACCGAAGGCCAAACCGAAGGCGAAGCCGAAGAAGAAATCGGCGAAGCCCAGGCCCAAGGTCAAGGCGCGAAAGAAAGCGTCGAGGAAGCCGGCTCGGAAAGCCCGAAAACCGGTTCGCAGGTCGAAGAAGGCCGGGCGGCGGGCAGCGAAGAAGGGCAAGCGAAGATAG
- a CDS encoding response regulator has protein sequence MEEAPAAAAKKRVLIIDDSVSVFTQLKKIFDDDGTFDVVGHAPNGAEGLKMYKAHQPDAVLLDIVMPVLDGLKALKMILDADKNARVVMISSVGAVGNKALQALQLGAKGVISKPFRGEEILKTVKEL, from the coding sequence ATGGAAGAAGCCCCAGCCGCAGCCGCAAAGAAGCGCGTTCTCATCATTGACGACAGTGTGTCCGTTTTCACCCAACTCAAGAAAATCTTCGATGACGACGGTACATTCGACGTGGTCGGTCATGCCCCGAATGGGGCGGAGGGGCTCAAGATGTACAAGGCGCACCAACCGGACGCGGTACTCTTGGACATCGTCATGCCGGTTCTCGATGGTCTCAAGGCGCTCAAGATGATTCTCGATGCGGACAAAAACGCCCGCGTCGTCATGATTTCATCGGTGGGGGCCGTGGGCAACAAAGCCCTCCAGGCCCTCCAGCTCGGCGCGAAAGGCGTGATCTCGAAACCCTTCCGCGGCGAGGAGATCCTCAAGACCGTCAAGGAGCTATAG
- the rplU gene encoding 50S ribosomal protein L21, with translation MFRCSLLSGGSEDPPLLAPSCREGLKTLEGNQAQLGGSAKVVAEIVAQGKSKKVVVFKKRRRKRYRRFRGHRQPFTTLLIKDIQVQ, from the coding sequence ATCTTCAGATGCTCCCTCTTGTCGGGAGGGTCTGAAGACCCTCCCCTACTTGCTCCCTCTTGTCGGGAGGGTCTGAAGACCCTGGAAGGAAATCAGGCGCAGCTCGGCGGGTCCGCCAAGGTGGTCGCTGAGATCGTCGCGCAGGGCAAATCGAAGAAGGTTGTCGTTTTCAAGAAACGTCGCCGCAAGCGCTATCGCCGGTTCCGCGGTCACCGGCAACCGTTCACCACGCTCCTCATCAAGGACATTCAAGTCCAGTAG
- the rpmA gene encoding 50S ribosomal protein L27 yields the protein MGRKKAGSTGGHNRNSPGRRLGVKRFDGQVVRAGNILVRQRGTRIHPGLNVGLGRDHTIFALIDGVVKFSLTTAGRQKVSVLPAAQPAA from the coding sequence ATGGGAAGAAAGAAAGCGGGCAGCACAGGCGGTCATAACCGGAACAGTCCCGGTCGCCGCTTGGGAGTCAAGCGATTTGACGGTCAGGTCGTTCGGGCGGGAAACATCCTCGTCCGCCAGCGGGGCACTCGAATTCATCCTGGCTTGAATGTGGGACTCGGCCGCGATCACACGATTTTCGCCCTGATTGATGGCGTGGTGAAGTTCTCCCTGACCACCGCCGGACGACAGAAAGTCAGCGTCCTCCCGGCCGCCCAGCCCGCAGCCTGA
- a CDS encoding MBL fold metallo-hydrolase: MTLGTGRGTREGILARIHLIRLPLYPQRKDRRFSMNVYLIEDEQLTLVDTGPDQDEAFEVLDRGVKNLGYTLQDVRRVLLTHAHINHFGLARRIKDLSDAQVCAYRGDMELYKTHPAPLKRGLVRLARLMRQCRFPSEPRKRILRGLARKARQASPFVVDIGFDDGDMIEFEDFSLEVVRTPGHTPGHSCFFSYEADVMFSGDHLQGAARPVAAVMFDPDGHRYRSFPQYWRSLKKVYYLSPSLILPGHGKVVEKSKERVETVLSELERESNAIAARLTHMAVSPHEVHAGLNGLSHGPLDFSTFSWLVGHLDLLKERGVAVESYFKGHLQYRRRSELTDLPIYVRRAGHA, from the coding sequence ATGACACTCGGAACCGGCCGTGGGACTCGGGAAGGAATTCTCGCTCGGATTCATTTGATCCGTCTGCCCCTCTATCCGCAGAGGAAGGACCGAAGGTTTTCCATGAACGTCTACCTGATCGAGGACGAGCAACTTACCTTGGTGGATACCGGCCCGGATCAGGACGAAGCATTTGAGGTGCTGGACCGGGGAGTCAAGAACTTGGGGTACACCCTCCAGGATGTCCGGCGCGTTCTCCTAACGCATGCGCACATCAACCATTTCGGACTGGCCCGGCGGATCAAGGATCTATCCGACGCGCAGGTTTGCGCCTATCGGGGCGACATGGAATTATACAAGACCCATCCCGCTCCCTTGAAACGGGGCCTTGTTCGCCTCGCGCGCCTGATGCGGCAATGTCGGTTTCCCTCGGAGCCTCGGAAGCGCATCTTGCGGGGACTGGCGAGGAAGGCCCGGCAGGCATCGCCCTTTGTGGTGGACATCGGTTTCGACGACGGCGACATGATCGAATTCGAAGATTTCTCGCTGGAAGTCGTGCGGACTCCGGGGCACACCCCCGGGCACTCCTGCTTCTTCAGTTATGAAGCGGATGTCATGTTCTCCGGAGACCACTTGCAGGGGGCAGCCCGCCCGGTGGCCGCCGTCATGTTCGATCCGGATGGGCACCGATATCGGTCCTTCCCCCAATACTGGCGGTCACTCAAGAAGGTTTACTACCTTTCGCCCTCCCTGATCCTTCCCGGTCATGGGAAAGTGGTGGAGAAATCCAAGGAGCGCGTGGAAACGGTCCTCAGTGAACTGGAACGGGAATCCAACGCGATCGCGGCGCGATTGACCCATATGGCCGTGTCCCCTCACGAAGTCCACGCGGGTCTGAATGGGCTATCACACGGCCCTCTCGATTTCAGTACCTTTTCCTGGCTGGTGGGGCACTTGGATCTCCTGAAAGAGAGAGGGGTGGCGGTCGAGTCGTACTTCAAAGGACATCTGCAATATCGAAGGCGGTCGGAGTTGACGGATCTGCCGATCTACGTCCGACGCGCGGGGCACGCGTAG
- a CDS encoding alpha/beta fold hydrolase — protein MLHFLYNLLIFIFVLSFIFVFLTYFIFLYEWGNATPEERKEVEPLAIGLAFIKEVFYTYVQALGLPLGYLHWENLLSVSAPRNSVPFVFVHGYMQTPSVFLYMRYRMKKRGWGKTFVVHLRPRTAPVEILAEVIMRKVEEVKRITGQPRVVLVAHSLGGLAAMYYIEKLGGRGSVHRAVLIGTPFQGTKLSILGLGANARQMRYKNAFLSSLFEPNMQTGVPVLACQIIPDNLIIPNHSALPPFMAKTTVVRAMGHLGCLFSEELLDEILKFSDPQDGGSAASRQESGAAEAETSPAPSIGASAEPKGQESAA, from the coding sequence ATGTTGCATTTTCTCTACAACCTCCTGATCTTCATTTTCGTCCTGAGTTTTATCTTTGTGTTCCTGACGTATTTCATTTTCCTCTACGAATGGGGCAATGCCACCCCCGAGGAGCGCAAGGAGGTAGAGCCCCTGGCCATCGGTCTGGCCTTTATCAAGGAGGTCTTTTACACCTACGTGCAGGCCCTGGGCCTTCCCCTCGGATATCTCCATTGGGAGAATCTTCTCAGCGTGAGCGCGCCCCGCAACTCTGTACCCTTTGTATTCGTCCACGGCTACATGCAAACCCCCTCCGTGTTCCTCTACATGCGATATCGGATGAAAAAGCGGGGTTGGGGGAAGACGTTCGTGGTCCACCTGAGACCCCGCACCGCACCCGTCGAGATTCTTGCCGAAGTCATCATGCGCAAGGTCGAGGAGGTCAAACGCATCACCGGCCAACCCCGCGTGGTTCTCGTCGCACACAGTCTCGGAGGATTGGCGGCGATGTACTACATTGAAAAACTGGGAGGCAGAGGCTCGGTGCACCGGGCCGTCCTCATCGGTACTCCGTTCCAAGGAACGAAGCTCTCGATCCTGGGGCTCGGGGCGAATGCGCGACAGATGCGATACAAGAATGCGTTTCTTTCCTCCCTTTTCGAGCCCAACATGCAGACCGGCGTTCCGGTGCTGGCGTGCCAGATCATCCCGGACAATCTGATCATTCCCAACCATTCGGCGTTACCCCCGTTCATGGCCAAGACCACGGTTGTTCGAGCCATGGGCCATCTGGGGTGCCTTTTTTCGGAGGAGCTCCTGGATGAGATCCTCAAGTTCTCCGACCCCCAGGATGGGGGAAGTGCCGCGAGTAGACAGGAGTCTGGAGCGGCCGAGGCGGAAACCTCACCGGCCCCTTCCATCGGAGCAAGCGCCGAACCCAAAGGACAGGAGTCCGCGGCGTAG
- a CDS encoding AAA family ATPase: MTRLFHKKLVIVTGKGGVGKSTTSAALAVLARRKKKRPLVLELTEFEAMPTLFGSKRGRANGDLVADGIRSMRIILEEAIPEYLTLKLKIRAVSDMLYKNPVVKYFTKTAPGFQELVVTGKIWYMAQEMAKNGKRHPYDFIIFDAPSTGHCLQMLKVPRVVSQMVRVGPIVEETEAMHDFYHDPDRSGILLVTLLQEMPINEATQMAASLRDDQDLGIESLVINEVFQVDKDVLDEKARAACPEGASEEAWAALEKARQDLEMLHDAQEIYRERLKEEVKAPQVELPLLLKSPLATEDIEIMADALEEKFE; encoded by the coding sequence ATGACCCGCCTGTTCCACAAGAAACTGGTCATCGTTACCGGCAAGGGCGGCGTAGGCAAGAGCACCACCTCCGCAGCGTTGGCCGTACTGGCTCGGCGGAAGAAGAAACGACCCCTCGTCCTCGAGCTGACCGAGTTTGAAGCCATGCCCACCCTTTTCGGTTCCAAGAGAGGGCGAGCGAACGGCGATCTCGTCGCCGACGGGATCCGTTCGATGAGAATCATACTCGAAGAGGCGATCCCCGAGTATCTCACTTTGAAGCTCAAGATCCGCGCCGTCAGCGACATGCTCTACAAGAATCCGGTGGTCAAGTATTTCACGAAGACCGCGCCGGGATTTCAGGAACTCGTGGTCACAGGAAAGATCTGGTACATGGCGCAGGAGATGGCCAAGAACGGAAAGCGCCATCCCTACGACTTCATCATCTTCGACGCCCCTTCGACGGGCCACTGTCTTCAGATGTTGAAGGTTCCCCGGGTCGTTTCCCAAATGGTCCGCGTCGGGCCGATCGTCGAGGAAACGGAAGCGATGCACGATTTCTACCATGATCCTGACCGTTCAGGCATTCTTTTGGTTACACTCCTCCAGGAAATGCCGATCAATGAGGCCACGCAGATGGCGGCCTCGTTGAGGGACGATCAGGATTTGGGCATCGAATCGCTCGTCATCAACGAAGTATTCCAGGTCGACAAGGACGTGCTCGACGAGAAGGCCCGCGCGGCGTGCCCGGAGGGCGCCTCGGAAGAAGCTTGGGCTGCACTTGAAAAGGCCCGCCAGGATCTCGAAATGCTCCACGACGCTCAGGAGATTTATCGCGAGCGGCTGAAGGAGGAGGTCAAGGCACCCCAGGTCGAACTGCCGCTGCTCCTCAAGTCGCCGTTGGCCACCGAAGACATCGAAATCATGGCCGATGCCCTGGAGGAGAAATTCGAGTGA
- a CDS encoding ArsA family ATPase: MTFLDKLIRQKEVIIFGGGGGVGKTTLAAAVALHAAVEGRKTLVMTIDPAKRLADSLGVRSLGNEEREVSLDELSKNGTKPKGQLFALMLDPKKTFDDMVRKFAPRQEVVDRIFGNRLYQQITTTLAGMYEYTAIEKLYELHQAREYDLIVVDTPPTKHALEFLEAPNRLVEFFQSGVVRWFLRPYVSIGKLGFKLVERGADLLFKIFEGITGFSIVRDVSEFFMALEDIWEGLAFRAKESREQLEQDSTAFVLVSSPHQQNVKEVLFYHEKLREARIPFGGFVVNRFHFPYLPKKDRRSLLDDTERAIEEHLSKSSQPKYRRLLENLRAIEDLSDYDQRGVDLIREEVAKSPIVCVPALPTDVYSLPTLHRLATHLFGNNGKDA; encoded by the coding sequence GTGACCTTCCTCGACAAACTCATCCGGCAGAAAGAGGTCATCATTTTCGGGGGTGGCGGCGGCGTGGGCAAAACGACCCTGGCCGCGGCCGTGGCGCTTCACGCCGCCGTGGAAGGACGGAAAACGCTGGTCATGACGATTGACCCGGCGAAGCGCCTGGCCGATTCCCTCGGCGTTCGCTCGCTCGGAAACGAAGAACGCGAAGTATCCCTCGATGAACTTTCCAAGAACGGCACGAAGCCCAAAGGCCAACTCTTCGCCCTCATGCTCGACCCCAAGAAGACGTTCGACGACATGGTCCGCAAGTTCGCTCCACGCCAGGAGGTGGTCGACCGGATTTTTGGAAACCGTTTATACCAGCAGATTACCACCACACTCGCGGGTATGTATGAGTATACGGCCATCGAAAAGCTCTACGAATTGCATCAGGCCCGAGAGTACGACCTCATCGTGGTGGACACGCCGCCCACCAAGCATGCGCTCGAATTCCTCGAAGCGCCCAACCGGCTCGTCGAATTCTTCCAGAGCGGCGTCGTTCGATGGTTTCTCCGCCCCTACGTCAGCATCGGCAAACTCGGATTCAAGCTCGTGGAGCGGGGCGCCGACCTGCTCTTCAAGATCTTCGAAGGCATCACGGGATTCAGCATCGTACGCGACGTTTCGGAATTCTTCATGGCCCTCGAAGACATTTGGGAGGGCCTCGCCTTCCGGGCCAAGGAATCCCGGGAGCAGTTGGAGCAGGATTCTACCGCGTTCGTCCTGGTGTCCTCCCCCCATCAGCAGAACGTGAAGGAGGTCCTTTTCTATCACGAGAAACTCCGCGAGGCCCGAATCCCGTTCGGCGGCTTCGTGGTGAATCGATTCCACTTCCCGTATCTCCCGAAAAAGGACAGGAGAAGTCTTTTGGACGATACGGAGAGGGCCATCGAAGAGCATTTGAGCAAGTCCTCCCAGCCCAAATACCGAAGGCTACTGGAAAACCTCCGGGCGATTGAAGACCTGTCAGACTACGATCAGCGCGGCGTGGACCTGATTCGCGAGGAAGTCGCCAAATCCCCCATCGTCTGTGTCCCGGCGCTTCCCACGGACGTCTACTCCCTCCCCACCCTCCACCGCCTCGCCACTCACCTCTTCGGCAACAACGGCAAGGACGCCTGA